Proteins encoded together in one uncultured Desulfosarcina sp. window:
- a CDS encoding P-loop NTPase, translating into MPLSNASTQPGAPGKMIAVGGAKGGIGKSLFVSNLGVFLAQLGKKVVVVDLDLGGANLHLYMGVWGLTHRIDDFLTKKMPSITDIMTPTKYGPILIGGGGGKLGSANIPFARKLKLLRALKTIDADYVILDLGGDTTYNILDFFLSADQGFVLTTCEPASYLDAYGFIKMALHRRLTRLFGAESDYHKFKDHEVEQLIREFIFSNASSNGSQMGHLVERLAESAPTHHGLVKDLLDNFRPGTVVTMVREKDEVKELVARLDKVSQKMLSIRLNHFGGVPYTDGIQKSARDLVPHVAKSPDGDFAKALRRIVLRMEMA; encoded by the coding sequence ATGCCTCTTTCAAACGCGTCCACACAACCCGGCGCCCCCGGCAAGATGATTGCCGTGGGAGGCGCCAAAGGCGGAATCGGAAAAAGTCTTTTCGTTTCCAATCTCGGCGTTTTTCTGGCCCAACTGGGCAAGAAAGTCGTCGTTGTGGACCTGGACCTGGGAGGCGCCAATCTGCATCTTTACATGGGCGTCTGGGGACTGACCCATCGCATCGACGATTTTCTCACCAAGAAGATGCCGTCCATTACCGACATCATGACACCGACCAAATACGGCCCCATCCTGATCGGCGGGGGCGGGGGCAAACTGGGGTCGGCCAACATCCCCTTCGCCCGCAAGTTGAAGCTGCTGCGTGCCCTGAAAACCATCGATGCGGACTATGTGATCCTGGATCTGGGCGGAGACACCACCTACAACATCCTGGATTTCTTCCTGTCCGCGGACCAGGGGTTCGTGCTGACCACCTGTGAACCGGCATCCTACCTGGACGCGTACGGTTTCATCAAAATGGCCCTGCATCGCCGCCTTACCCGCCTGTTCGGCGCCGAATCGGACTACCACAAGTTCAAGGATCATGAGGTCGAACAGCTGATCCGCGAATTCATCTTCTCCAACGCGTCCAGCAACGGTAGCCAGATGGGCCATCTGGTCGAACGCCTGGCCGAATCTGCTCCGACCCATCATGGTCTGGTCAAGGATCTGCTGGACAATTTCCGTCCCGGAACGGTGGTCACCATGGTCAGGGAAAAGGATGAAGTCAAGGAACTGGTGGCACGCCTGGACAAGGTTTCGCAAAAGATGCTCTCCATCCGCCTGAACCACTTCGGCGGCGTTCCTTATACGGATGGAATCCAGAAGAGTGCCAGGGATCTGGTTCCCCACGTGGCCAAATCGCCCGACGGCGATTTTGCCAAGGCCCTGCGCCGGATCGTGCTGCGCATGGAGATGGCGTGA
- a CDS encoding mannose-1-phosphate guanylyltransferase/mannose-6-phosphate isomerase, whose product MNSTNSTILPVILAGGSGTRLWPLSRALYPKQLIRLVDRHTMLQNTILRLDGLADVGRPMVICNDEYRFMVAEQLRQIEIEPHAIILEPVGRNTAPALAVAAMLAMENGADPVLLILPADHHVQIPENFRQVVQEGVKHALDGRLITFGIVPQSPETGYGYIKMGEPLEQSKGGGAAVTIAAFVEKPDLETAKSYVATKAYCWNSGMFLFRASTVLQALETFAPDIVAACRRAVERGTADLDFFRLDKKTFSSCPGNSIDYAVMEKTDRGAMIPLEAGWNDLGSWEALWQVGEKDGMNNVVKGDVVLHDVEDSYLHAEDRLLAAVGLKDHIVVETSDAVMISPRDRVQDVKGLVDRLKAQQREETRSHKRSYRPWGTVDLLVTGARFQVNRITVNPGGELSLQKHFNRSEHWIVVRGSALVTRADEQFVLKEDSSTYISAGVAHRLENPGKIPLELIEVQTGGYIGEDDITRLEDIYGRHKDGDR is encoded by the coding sequence ATGAACTCAACAAACTCAACAATTCTTCCCGTCATTCTCGCCGGCGGCAGCGGCACCCGACTCTGGCCATTGTCTCGTGCTCTGTACCCCAAGCAGCTCATCCGGCTTGTGGATCGTCACACCATGCTGCAAAATACGATTCTGCGGCTGGACGGCCTGGCGGATGTCGGCCGTCCCATGGTGATTTGCAACGACGAGTATCGTTTTATGGTAGCCGAGCAGCTTCGCCAGATCGAAATCGAGCCCCATGCCATCATTCTGGAGCCGGTGGGCAGAAACACGGCCCCGGCCCTGGCCGTGGCAGCCATGCTGGCCATGGAAAACGGTGCCGATCCGGTGTTGTTGATCCTGCCCGCCGACCACCACGTCCAGATCCCCGAAAATTTCAGGCAGGTCGTCCAGGAGGGCGTTAAGCATGCCCTGGATGGCCGGCTGATCACCTTCGGAATCGTCCCTCAGAGTCCCGAAACCGGGTACGGCTACATTAAAATGGGCGAGCCGCTGGAGCAAAGCAAAGGCGGCGGTGCGGCGGTGACCATAGCCGCCTTCGTGGAAAAACCGGACCTGGAAACGGCTAAAAGCTATGTGGCTACAAAAGCCTATTGCTGGAACAGCGGGATGTTCCTGTTCAGGGCCTCAACGGTGCTCCAGGCCCTGGAAACCTTTGCGCCCGACATTGTCGCCGCCTGCCGCCGGGCCGTGGAACGGGGAACCGCCGACCTGGACTTTTTCCGGCTGGACAAAAAGACCTTTTCTTCCTGCCCCGGCAATTCCATCGACTATGCGGTCATGGAAAAAACCGATCGCGGGGCCATGATTCCCCTGGAAGCCGGCTGGAACGACCTAGGTTCCTGGGAGGCCTTATGGCAGGTCGGTGAAAAGGACGGCATGAACAACGTGGTCAAAGGGGATGTGGTCCTGCATGACGTGGAAGACTCCTACCTGCACGCCGAAGACCGCCTGCTGGCGGCTGTGGGGTTGAAAGACCACATCGTCGTCGAGACTTCGGATGCGGTGATGATTTCCCCCAGGGATCGGGTCCAGGATGTCAAAGGGCTGGTGGATCGTCTCAAGGCCCAGCAGCGTGAGGAGACCCGCTCCCACAAGCGGTCCTATCGGCCCTGGGGCACGGTGGATCTGCTGGTAACCGGCGCCCGGTTCCAGGTGAACCGGATCACGGTCAATCCCGGCGGCGAACTCTCCCTCCAGAAGCATTTCAACCGCTCCGAGCACTGGATCGTGGTGCGCGGCTCCGCATTGGTCACCCGGGCCGACGAGCAGTTCGTCCTCAAGGAGGACAGTTCCACGTACATCTCCGCCGGCGTCGCCCACCGGCTGGAGAACCCGGGAAAGATACCCCTGGAGCTGATCGAGGTGCAGACGGGCGGGTATATCGGCGAGGACGACATCACGCGCTTGGAGGATATTTACGGGCGGCATAAGGACGGTGATCGGTGA
- a CDS encoding CinA family nicotinamide mononucleotide deamidase-related protein: MKAEILATGDEIRSGTLVDSNSAHIAEKLEENGVEVVRHTCVGDDLSMLTSTLREIGRRVDVCVVTGGLGPTTDDRSAEAAAKAAGLELAENEEALSNVESFFKKFDRPMTESNRKQAFLPAGAKVLFNPVGTAPGFAVTIEGCRFFFLPGVPYEMKRMLADHVIPDLLVMQGDAALHSRVKTITTFGLPESLAGEKSAGVEAAFPGVQLGLRANFPQIQVKLYGRDSDAQRLEERLDEAGRWIVEKLGKHVVSENGETMQAVIGQMLLKEEATLALAESCTGGLMANWLTHVAGSSGYFLFSGVTYSNQAKIDVLGVEPKTLEEHGAVHEETARQMAEGARKVAGATYGLSTSGIAGPDGGSEDKPVGTVCIGFAAPDRSYGRRFFFPFGKRLMNKKIFAMAALDMLRKELMVVSDR; this comes from the coding sequence ATGAAAGCGGAAATCCTGGCCACGGGTGACGAGATACGTTCCGGAACGCTGGTGGACAGCAACTCGGCCCATATTGCCGAAAAACTTGAGGAAAACGGTGTCGAGGTGGTCCGCCATACCTGCGTGGGGGACGATCTTTCCATGCTGACGTCCACCCTACGTGAGATCGGCCGGCGCGTGGACGTATGCGTGGTGACCGGTGGATTGGGCCCCACCACGGACGACCGGTCGGCCGAGGCCGCAGCCAAAGCAGCCGGACTGGAACTGGCGGAGAACGAGGAAGCCCTTTCCAACGTGGAAAGCTTTTTCAAGAAGTTCGATCGGCCCATGACCGAGTCCAACCGCAAGCAGGCCTTTCTGCCGGCCGGCGCCAAGGTCCTGTTCAATCCGGTGGGAACGGCTCCCGGCTTTGCCGTGACCATCGAAGGCTGCCGGTTTTTCTTTCTACCCGGCGTGCCCTACGAAATGAAGCGCATGCTGGCCGACCACGTGATTCCGGACCTGCTGGTAATGCAGGGGGACGCGGCCCTGCACAGCCGGGTGAAAACCATCACCACCTTCGGCCTGCCCGAATCGTTGGCCGGAGAGAAGAGCGCTGGAGTGGAGGCGGCTTTTCCGGGCGTTCAGCTGGGCCTGCGGGCCAATTTTCCCCAGATCCAGGTCAAGCTTTACGGGCGGGACAGTGACGCCCAGCGCCTGGAAGAACGTTTGGATGAGGCCGGCCGATGGATCGTGGAAAAGCTGGGCAAACATGTGGTTTCGGAAAACGGCGAGACCATGCAGGCCGTCATCGGTCAAATGCTGCTGAAAGAGGAAGCCACCCTGGCCCTGGCCGAGAGCTGCACCGGGGGCCTGATGGCCAACTGGTTGACCCACGTTGCCGGCAGTTCCGGCTATTTTCTTTTCTCAGGGGTCACCTATTCCAACCAGGCCAAAATCGATGTGCTGGGCGTAGAGCCGAAGACATTGGAAGAACACGGGGCCGTTCACGAAGAGACCGCCCGGCAGATGGCCGAAGGAGCCCGCAAAGTGGCTGGGGCCACCTACGGGCTGTCCACCAGCGGCATCGCCGGTCCCGACGGCGGCAGCGAAGACAAACCGGTGGGCACGGTGTGCATCGGTTTTGCCGCTCCCGACCGTTCTTACGGACGGAGGTTTTTCTTCCCGTTCGGCAAGCGGCTGATGAACAAGAAGATTTTCGCCATGGCGGCTTTGGATATGCTCAGAAAGGAGCTGATGGTGGTCAGTGATCGGTGA
- a CDS encoding TrkH family potassium uptake protein: MHLFPILHVFGTLFLVTGISMLLPVACALIYGGDDVAALVISALVTLFIGIPLWWGFRKHHDLGIKDGIFIAAFGWVFVSALSALPFMIHGSIPSFTDAFFEMMSGYTTSGATILTDIEVVPRGLLFWRSETHLLGGMGFLTLTVIFLPHGMGGLRIFRAESSPGQVITKEKFHARNRDTMVRLWLIYLGLNAAQTILLCGGGMSLFDALCHAFGTVSTSGYSPYNASIGHYNNAYFDWIVIVFMFLGGMTFVLFYQMMRGDFHSLRINTEFRWYVGFMLFFCGIVSWLLWKENTYGLIDAIRYATFQVTSLLTTTGFTTADYEKWPQAAQMFLYAVCFIGACAGSTTSGIKIVHYVVLCKFMSAAIKKIFFQPMSVISVRLNQRPVDDTIIHLSVCYFIVNIFMVLAGGCVMVLTDDMDYVTAMSSVIATLMNIGPGFGAIGPSENYAFISDAGKWFLSYNMLVGRLEMFSALVIFYPSFWKR, encoded by the coding sequence ATGCACCTGTTTCCAATTCTCCATGTTTTCGGCACCTTATTTCTGGTCACCGGCATCTCGATGTTGCTGCCCGTTGCCTGCGCCCTGATCTATGGCGGCGATGACGTTGCAGCCTTGGTCATCTCTGCACTGGTGACGCTCTTCATAGGGATACCGCTTTGGTGGGGATTTAGAAAACACCATGATTTGGGCATCAAAGACGGCATCTTCATCGCCGCCTTCGGCTGGGTGTTCGTTTCGGCCCTCAGTGCCCTGCCCTTCATGATCCACGGGTCGATCCCTTCGTTCACCGACGCCTTTTTTGAAATGATGTCCGGCTACACCACCAGCGGGGCCACCATCTTGACCGATATCGAAGTCGTGCCGCGTGGCTTGCTGTTCTGGCGCAGCGAAACCCATCTTCTGGGCGGCATGGGTTTTCTGACCCTGACTGTGATCTTCCTGCCCCACGGCATGGGGGGATTGCGCATTTTCCGGGCGGAATCCTCGCCCGGCCAAGTGATTACCAAAGAAAAGTTCCACGCCCGCAACCGGGATACCATGGTACGTTTGTGGTTGATTTACCTGGGGCTCAATGCGGCCCAGACGATTTTACTCTGCGGCGGCGGCATGAGCCTGTTCGACGCCCTGTGCCACGCCTTCGGAACGGTTTCGACCTCGGGATATTCACCTTACAACGCCAGCATCGGGCATTATAACAACGCCTATTTCGACTGGATCGTCATTGTGTTCATGTTTCTGGGTGGGATGACCTTCGTCCTTTTCTATCAGATGATGCGCGGAGATTTCCACTCCCTGCGAATCAACACGGAATTTCGCTGGTACGTCGGATTCATGCTCTTTTTCTGCGGCATCGTCTCCTGGCTGCTGTGGAAGGAAAACACCTATGGCCTGATTGACGCCATCCGCTACGCCACATTTCAGGTCACCAGCCTGCTGACCACCACGGGCTTTACCACCGCGGATTACGAAAAGTGGCCCCAGGCAGCCCAGATGTTCCTGTATGCGGTTTGCTTTATCGGTGCCTGTGCCGGTTCGACCACCAGCGGCATCAAGATCGTTCACTACGTGGTGCTGTGCAAATTCATGTCGGCGGCCATTAAAAAAATATTCTTCCAGCCCATGTCCGTCATCTCCGTTCGCCTCAACCAGCGCCCGGTTGATGACACCATCATCCACCTCTCGGTGTGCTACTTTATCGTCAACATCTTCATGGTACTTGCCGGCGGCTGCGTGATGGTACTTACAGACGACATGGATTATGTCACCGCCATGAGTTCCGTAATCGCCACGTTGATGAACATCGGACCCGGCTTCGGGGCCATCGGTCCGTCCGAGAACTACGCCTTCATCTCGGATGCGGGCAAATGGTTTCTCTCCTACAACATGCTGGTGGGCCGCCTGGAGATGTTTTCCGCGCTGGTCATCTTTTATCCATCCTTCTGGAAAAGATAA
- the trkA gene encoding Trk system potassium transporter TrkA: MLKKKKSFIENILILGLGGVGSYLAKRLVHEGYAVTAIEPDSSLIRYADSHLDARLIQGSALDIDCWRGAGAQGIDVLIAVTNNDAVNMLSAMIADRFHIPLKIARVRSLDFGGRDAILSNEDLKIDLIIHPEELAAQEIVRLVKRTAGIEIIDIADGQTQVMATRVTEGSPLAHKKLRNLSKTYNEFPFRVVGIARGITTILPGGDNEILPQDQVLIMASRQHLPRLMAITGEEQRRRHRVMILGGGLVGSRVADLMGKDVKVKIVEKDEARAAELCHRLSHAEVLHGDGSDAEALDLAGLTDMDTFITTTGENETNIMSCMLAKHLMTTSNGERHNTERKTISLVSKEEYLVLAATSGSDIALNKKVLAANEILKFIRRGELLSVAHLHGFDAEVVEIKAAKGSPITRIPLSKIDPSFHGKILIGGVYRDDQWKIAVGDTRILPEERVIVICKSMHLKDVHKLFLG, translated from the coding sequence ATGCTGAAAAAGAAAAAATCGTTTATTGAAAACATCCTGATCCTGGGATTGGGCGGGGTTGGTTCTTACCTGGCCAAACGTCTGGTCCACGAGGGGTACGCCGTCACCGCCATCGAACCGGACAGTAGTTTGATTCGCTACGCCGACAGCCATTTGGACGCCCGGCTGATTCAGGGATCGGCGTTGGATATCGACTGCTGGCGTGGGGCCGGCGCCCAGGGCATTGACGTGCTGATTGCCGTCACCAACAACGATGCGGTCAACATGTTGTCCGCCATGATTGCCGACCGGTTTCACATCCCACTGAAAATTGCCCGCGTCCGTTCCCTGGATTTCGGTGGCAGGGACGCCATCTTGAGCAATGAAGATCTCAAGATCGACCTGATCATTCACCCCGAAGAACTGGCAGCCCAGGAAATTGTGCGCCTGGTTAAACGTACGGCCGGTATCGAGATTATCGACATCGCCGACGGCCAGACCCAGGTCATGGCCACCCGGGTGACCGAGGGATCGCCCCTGGCCCACAAAAAACTCAGAAACCTTTCCAAAACCTACAACGAATTCCCCTTTCGGGTGGTGGGTATCGCCAGGGGCATCACCACCATTTTGCCCGGTGGAGACAATGAAATTCTGCCCCAGGATCAGGTGTTGATCATGGCTTCCAGACAGCACCTTCCCCGGTTGATGGCCATCACCGGCGAAGAGCAGCGGCGACGACACCGGGTTATGATTCTGGGCGGTGGACTGGTTGGCAGCCGTGTGGCCGACTTGATGGGCAAGGACGTCAAGGTCAAGATTGTCGAAAAGGATGAAGCACGGGCCGCTGAACTGTGCCATCGACTCAGCCACGCCGAAGTGCTGCATGGCGACGGCTCCGATGCCGAAGCCCTCGACCTGGCCGGTTTGACCGACATGGACACCTTTATCACGACCACCGGAGAAAACGAAACCAACATCATGAGCTGCATGCTGGCCAAGCACCTGATGACCACCAGCAATGGAGAGAGACACAATACCGAGCGTAAAACCATTTCGCTGGTGAGCAAAGAAGAATATCTGGTGCTGGCTGCAACCAGCGGTTCGGACATCGCGTTGAATAAGAAAGTCCTGGCCGCCAATGAGATTTTGAAGTTCATCCGGCGCGGCGAACTGCTTTCCGTAGCCCACCTGCACGGGTTTGACGCCGAAGTGGTCGAAATCAAGGCAGCCAAGGGCTCGCCCATTACTCGCATCCCCCTTTCTAAAATCGATCCCTCCTTTCACGGCAAAATTCTCATCGGTGGCGTCTATCGGGACGACCAGTGGAAGATCGCCGTTGGGGATACCCGCATCCTGCCCGAGGAACGGGTGATCGTGATCTGCAAGTCGATGCATTTAAAGGACGTGCATAAATTATTTCTTGGATAG
- a CDS encoding SDR family oxidoreductase, producing the protein MPKSFKNKTVYITGGSSGIGLAVAKLLASFGADILLAARSTQRLEAAQRAVEHAWQSNRQRIATLSLDVGNHVQVYEKMNAAVAEFGAPDILILSAGINTAADHFENITPEMFAEVMNVNVNGVRTPIHALLGPMKAKRGHVVILSSAAALFGMFGYTAYAASKGALMGFAESLRYELAPLKMPLTVVFPPEVDTPMNETEAKTLPPQARAVKNMGGLLTPEFTAKEIVRAIQKKSYWCVPGRRTRFLYLMHRLSNGFLSRTVTDLVIRRAIGNETASPG; encoded by the coding sequence ATGCCGAAATCTTTCAAGAATAAAACTGTCTACATTACAGGGGGTTCCAGTGGAATCGGCCTTGCAGTGGCCAAGCTCCTTGCCTCTTTTGGCGCGGACATCCTGCTGGCGGCCAGATCCACGCAGCGGCTCGAAGCAGCACAACGTGCCGTCGAGCACGCCTGGCAATCGAATCGGCAAAGGATTGCAACCCTGAGTCTCGACGTGGGCAACCATGTTCAGGTTTACGAGAAAATGAATGCCGCCGTTGCCGAATTCGGTGCCCCGGACATCTTGATTCTCAGTGCCGGGATCAATACGGCGGCCGACCATTTCGAGAACATCACACCCGAGATGTTCGCCGAGGTCATGAACGTCAATGTCAACGGGGTGCGCACGCCCATCCACGCCCTGCTCGGCCCCATGAAGGCCAAACGCGGCCATGTGGTCATCCTCTCATCCGCGGCAGCCCTGTTCGGCATGTTCGGGTATACGGCCTACGCCGCCTCAAAGGGCGCCCTGATGGGATTTGCCGAAAGCCTGCGCTACGAGCTCGCTCCTCTTAAAATGCCGCTGACCGTCGTTTTCCCGCCCGAGGTGGACACCCCCATGAACGAAACGGAGGCCAAAACCCTGCCGCCCCAGGCAAGGGCAGTAAAGAACATGGGCGGCCTCCTGACTCCCGAATTCACGGCAAAAGAAATTGTCCGCGCCATCCAGAAAAAATCCTACTGGTGTGTTCCGGGGCGCCGTACCCGCTTCCTCTACCTCATGCACAGGCTCTCAAACGGTTTTTTATCGCGGACAGTTACGGATCTGGTGATCCGGCGGGCAATTGGCAACGAAACGGCCAGCCCTGGATAA
- a CDS encoding Fic family protein produces the protein MKQNISHYRGTPAVIKRLTDIAKLIGNLEGVNMRHPSPKLRRKNRIQTIQASLSIEGNSLTHDQVTALIDNKSVIGPSQDILEVRNAFAVYRQLGDFDPHSVASLLKAHRVLMNGLIQTAGALRKEAIGVLRPGDRFHEAPHWHDVEPMLQSLFDYIETTEDHLLVQSCRFHYQLEYIHPFVDGNGRMGRLWQTLLLMQYHPTFEFLPIENFIKNHQKEYYRELAAGDDTGDCTGFVVLMLTLINEVLSELYTASKIIAHKRLRVLFGLLQKRNWASTA, from the coding sequence ATGAAACAAAATATCTCCCATTACCGCGGGACCCCTGCCGTAATCAAACGGCTGACAGATATCGCCAAACTTATCGGCAATTTGGAGGGGGTGAATATGCGGCACCCCTCCCCCAAGCTGCGCCGAAAAAATCGCATCCAGACCATCCAGGCTTCGCTTTCCATCGAAGGGAATTCGCTTACCCATGATCAAGTGACGGCTCTGATCGATAACAAATCGGTAATCGGTCCCAGCCAAGATATCCTTGAAGTCCGGAATGCCTTTGCCGTTTATCGTCAACTGGGCGATTTCGACCCGCATTCCGTCGCATCTCTTTTAAAAGCCCACCGGGTGCTGATGAATGGATTGATCCAAACGGCGGGCGCATTGCGAAAAGAAGCAATTGGAGTGCTCCGCCCTGGTGATCGTTTCCACGAAGCCCCCCACTGGCATGATGTTGAGCCGATGCTTCAATCCCTTTTCGATTATATAGAAACAACCGAAGATCACTTGTTAGTTCAGTCATGCCGCTTTCATTATCAACTTGAGTATATTCATCCGTTCGTTGACGGCAACGGCCGCATGGGGCGGCTTTGGCAAACCCTACTTCTAATGCAATACCATCCAACATTTGAATTCTTACCGATTGAAAATTTCATCAAAAACCACCAGAAGGAATACTATCGTGAATTGGCTGCGGGGGACGACACTGGAGATTGCACTGGCTTTGTGGTCCTGATGTTGACCTTGATAAATGAGGTCTTGAGTGAACTATACACAGCGTCTAAAATAATTGCGCATAAACGTTTAAGGGTGCTATTTGGTTTACTCCAAAAACGGAACTGGGCTTCTACCGCTTGA
- the istB gene encoding IS21-like element helper ATPase IstB: MMSQQTIDKLHDMKLTAMADAFTEQMGKPDLGELSFEDRFAMLVDRQWTFKEDHRMTRLLRTAKLRDSACIENIDFKTPRALDKSLVVRLAGSDWIKKDQNVIVLGPTGVGKTYLACAIANSACRNGFAAMYKRAPRLYQEVAIARADGSYPKLMNRLSKIKVLIVDDFCIAPMTDPERRDLLEVLEDRQSISSTIIATQVPVENWIEHIGDPTLADAILDRLVHNAHRINLKGESMRKIRSSLTKSDKSGR, translated from the coding sequence ATGATGTCCCAACAGACCATAGACAAACTTCACGATATGAAACTGACCGCCATGGCCGACGCCTTTACCGAGCAGATGGGAAAGCCGGATCTGGGAGAGCTGAGTTTTGAAGACCGCTTTGCCATGCTGGTGGATCGGCAATGGACCTTCAAAGAGGATCACCGCATGACCCGTCTGCTCAGAACCGCAAAACTCCGGGACAGCGCCTGCATCGAAAATATCGACTTCAAGACGCCGCGCGCCCTGGATAAATCCCTGGTCGTGAGACTGGCCGGAAGCGATTGGATCAAAAAGGACCAGAACGTTATCGTCCTCGGCCCCACCGGCGTCGGCAAAACCTATCTGGCCTGCGCTATTGCTAACAGCGCCTGCCGCAACGGTTTTGCCGCCATGTACAAAAGGGCTCCACGGCTGTATCAGGAGGTTGCCATCGCCCGGGCCGACGGTTCCTATCCCAAACTGATGAATCGATTGTCAAAGATCAAGGTGCTCATCGTCGACGATTTTTGCATCGCCCCGATGACCGATCCGGAGCGCCGGGATCTTTTGGAGGTGCTGGAGGATCGACAGTCGATCTCCTCAACCATCATTGCCACCCAGGTTCCCGTCGAAAACTGGATCGAGCATATCGGCGATCCTACCCTGGCCGATGCCATTTTGGACCGACTGGTTCACAACGCCCACAGGATAAATTTGAAAGGAGAGTCCATGAGAAAAATCCGTTCGTCCTTGACGAAATCCGACAAGTCTGGGAGGTAG
- a CDS encoding IS630 family transposase: MKKLKISDADIAILILQDEIRRSYEARYDHRLHAILMVAQDMSCRQVAQLLGDSPRTIAYWVKRFEAEGLSGLADADRPGRPSKLNQAQIQTIELVLRSHPSKYGLAGNLWDGKLLSHFIDQEFGIQIGVRQCQRLFRRLGFRLRKPRPLIAKADPQAQQDFKKNC; this comes from the coding sequence ATGAAAAAGCTAAAAATTTCTGATGCCGACATTGCTATACTTATCCTGCAAGATGAAATCAGAAGGTCATATGAAGCTCGTTACGACCATAGGCTCCATGCAATTCTGATGGTTGCCCAAGATATGAGTTGTCGTCAAGTTGCCCAGTTGCTCGGTGATTCACCCAGAACAATTGCATATTGGGTGAAACGATTTGAGGCGGAAGGGCTTTCCGGGCTTGCAGATGCAGACCGCCCTGGAAGACCCAGCAAACTGAATCAGGCGCAAATACAGACGATTGAACTGGTATTGCGTTCTCATCCTTCAAAGTATGGGCTTGCAGGTAATTTATGGGATGGAAAATTGCTTTCCCATTTCATTGACCAAGAGTTTGGCATTCAAATTGGTGTACGACAGTGCCAGCGCCTGTTTCGCCGGCTCGGCTTTCGATTGAGAAAACCACGCCCTTTGATTGCTAAGGCTGATCCACAAGCGCAGCAGGACTTTAAAAAAAATTGCTGA
- a CDS encoding SDR family oxidoreductase, with product MAKKVLITGITGTLGSALGELYLKRGWEVHGVTRQSIARHPACSHVVTNDQSSIDDALTLLKIEPDLVYLNAGAIEKEIGAMGEPLSEVTQSITTINYTFPAVFALEAAKSVQKPMDIIAIGSIADGSPSAFGPVYHASKAALHYFIQGTSPILGYSNPNIKLRLYRPGAIHGPLSWAPVNRLNEKGHKVRAKRCNNAPPAEKVALHVESFQKSSKWVINYDEPISFKFLKFFFALAPNLYCKMQHWVWRRASKFKRS from the coding sequence ATGGCAAAAAAAGTACTTATCACCGGTATCACGGGCACCCTGGGCAGCGCCCTTGGAGAACTTTATTTAAAGCGTGGATGGGAAGTTCACGGCGTAACACGGCAGTCCATTGCCCGGCATCCTGCGTGCAGCCATGTGGTCACCAACGATCAAAGCAGCATCGACGATGCCTTGACCCTTCTGAAGATCGAGCCTGACCTCGTCTATCTCAACGCCGGTGCCATCGAAAAGGAGATCGGCGCCATGGGCGAGCCCTTGTCCGAAGTGACCCAGTCCATCACGACGATCAACTACACCTTCCCGGCCGTGTTTGCCCTCGAGGCCGCAAAATCCGTGCAAAAACCCATGGACATCATCGCCATCGGGTCCATCGCCGACGGCAGTCCGTCGGCTTTCGGGCCGGTATACCACGCCTCGAAAGCGGCGCTGCACTATTTCATCCAGGGCACCAGCCCGATCCTGGGGTATTCCAACCCCAATATCAAACTGCGGCTTTACCGCCCCGGCGCCATTCACGGACCGCTTTCCTGGGCACCGGTGAACCGACTGAACGAAAAAGGTCATAAGGTCCGCGCCAAGCGGTGCAACAACGCCCCGCCGGCAGAGAAAGTCGCCCTGCATGTCGAAAGCTTCCAGAAGAGCAGCAAATGGGTCATCAACTATGACGAACCCATTTCGTTCAAGTTTTTAAAGTTCTTCTTCGCTCTGGCGCCCAACCTATATTGTAAGATGCAACACTGGGTCTGGCGTCGCGCCAGCAAATTCAAGCGTTCATAA